From a region of the Pontixanthobacter gangjinensis genome:
- a CDS encoding PNPOx family protein, with translation MIDRVASGVTKGTMEMTLDMVAQDIKTRLIEGGKMRKSAFHTLVVGTSDIDLRVMVLREFDPVTGTLRFHTDLRSPKVAAVTNDPQMTVLAYDSEAKVQIRMRGKGRVESSGPIADKAWSEATNFAKRCYLAEAPPSSPSDGPVSGLPDWIEGITPEDAQVAAARENFAVLLVSVREFDWLYLANTGHRRAKIVVRSSSGDGASAATQWLVP, from the coding sequence ATGATTGACAGGGTGGCGTCGGGCGTGACTAAGGGGACGATGGAAATGACTCTCGATATGGTGGCGCAGGATATCAAAACCCGGCTTATTGAAGGCGGGAAGATGCGCAAATCAGCTTTTCATACATTGGTCGTGGGCACGTCTGATATTGATTTGCGGGTCATGGTGCTGCGCGAATTTGATCCGGTAACGGGTACGTTGCGCTTCCATACTGATTTGCGGAGTCCGAAAGTGGCCGCAGTTACCAATGATCCTCAAATGACTGTGCTGGCGTATGATTCCGAAGCCAAGGTGCAGATCAGGATGCGCGGTAAAGGGCGAGTGGAAAGCAGCGGGCCAATTGCCGACAAGGCATGGAGCGAAGCCACCAATTTTGCCAAACGATGCTATCTCGCAGAAGCTCCGCCGAGCTCGCCAAGCGATGGGCCGGTATCGGGCCTGCCTGATTGGATCGAGGGTATTACACCGGAGGATGCGCAAGTTGCTGCCGCGCGTGAGAACTTCGCGGTCCTACTGGTGTCTGTGCGCGAATTTGATTGGTTGTATCTGGCCAATACCGGACATCGGCGCGCGAAAATTGTGGTTAGGTCTAGTTCAGGTGATGGTGCGTCAGCGGCAACGCAATGGCTAGTTCCATAA
- a CDS encoding response regulator, with protein sequence MPGQEQDKPAIEPQVAPAPVPPPIDQAEAPQAEPAKTFGRHVASPAGPTRIAQPAPSRTCLLVDDSRMIRKVSRQIVVKLGYTIDEAENGQEALAKCKLAMPDLIILDWDMPIMTGIEFLAELRALNDKKRPKIVFCTTHSSAMDIHKAIETGADEFVTKPFNEAQLVGKLAAIGAA encoded by the coding sequence GTGCCCGGCCAAGAGCAGGATAAGCCTGCGATAGAACCCCAAGTTGCGCCTGCGCCAGTCCCACCGCCAATAGATCAGGCAGAAGCGCCGCAAGCAGAGCCTGCCAAGACATTCGGACGCCATGTTGCTTCGCCTGCTGGTCCGACCCGCATTGCCCAGCCAGCGCCATCTCGTACTTGCCTGTTGGTCGATGATTCACGGATGATCCGCAAGGTATCCCGCCAGATTGTCGTGAAGCTTGGCTACACAATTGACGAAGCAGAGAATGGTCAGGAAGCGCTAGCCAAATGCAAGCTTGCCATGCCCGATCTGATAATTCTCGATTGGGATATGCCGATAATGACTGGCATCGAGTTTCTTGCCGAACTGCGCGCGCTAAACGATAAGAAAAGGCCAAAGATCGTGTTCTGCACAACGCATTCGAGCGCCATGGACATCCATAAAGCTATCGAAACTGGAGCTGACGAGTTCGTCACTAAGCCGTTCAATGAAGCACAGCTTGTCGGAAAATTGGCAGCTATCGGAGCTGCTTAA
- a CDS encoding RcnB family protein, translating into MTLRELLSAGSATALAVAIAFALPVQSASAAEAEAASADTQRADRDRTRGDRARGNRGERREARQDNRERREARQDRQERQTRNNNTQRPQARQQQRQQARQDTRQDIRQDTRQQRRAERHEPAARRSTTRYGGRVERQTAQRQADRRTATRADRQVERRVERQVERRANRRADARSERNRTYRNSDRNRTYSDNRRAERRSHYRQNQRRWNRHTWRNNSRYNWNSHRRNYRNTYRLGRYYAPYRNYRYSRINIGFHLGNVFFSSRYWINDPWTYRLPEVYGPYRWVRYYDDVLLVNTYTGEVVDVIHDFFW; encoded by the coding sequence ATGACTTTGAGAGAATTACTATCCGCAGGTAGCGCGACGGCCCTAGCCGTCGCCATCGCTTTTGCCCTTCCCGTTCAATCGGCTTCAGCTGCAGAGGCTGAGGCGGCGTCAGCAGATACGCAGCGCGCCGACCGAGACCGCACACGAGGCGACCGTGCCCGGGGCAATCGTGGCGAACGCCGTGAAGCGCGCCAAGACAATCGCGAGCGCCGTGAAGCGAGGCAGGACCGCCAAGAGCGCCAGACGCGCAACAACAACACTCAGCGTCCACAAGCTCGTCAACAGCAACGCCAACAAGCGCGGCAAGACACTCGCCAAGACATTCGCCAAGACACTCGTCAGCAGCGCAGGGCCGAGCGCCACGAACCTGCAGCACGGCGGTCTACAACCCGCTACGGCGGCCGTGTCGAGCGTCAGACTGCGCAGCGTCAAGCAGACCGCCGTACCGCAACGCGCGCAGATCGCCAGGTAGAGCGCCGCGTCGAAAGGCAGGTCGAACGCCGTGCAAACCGCCGTGCAGATGCCCGTTCTGAACGGAACCGGACATATCGCAATAGCGACAGGAATAGGACCTACTCCGATAATCGTCGAGCTGAACGCCGGTCGCATTATCGGCAGAACCAACGCCGGTGGAACCGTCATACGTGGCGCAACAATAGCCGCTATAATTGGAACAGCCACCGTCGGAATTACCGGAACACATACCGCCTAGGTCGCTATTATGCACCGTATCGGAACTATCGGTACAGCCGCATCAACATCGGCTTCCATCTTGGCAACGTCTTCTTCAGCAGCCGCTATTGGATCAACGATCCATGGACCTACCGCCTGCCAGAAGTTTACGGACCCTACCGCTGGGTTCGCTATTATGACGATGTTTTGCTGGTAAACACTTACACCGGCGAAGTGGTCGACGTGATCCACGATTTCTTCTGGTAA
- the ettA gene encoding energy-dependent translational throttle protein EttA — protein sequence MAAQYAYVMKNMTKTFPGAKKPVLENINLQFYQGAKIGIVGPNGAGKSTLIKIMAGIDTDFTGEAWPGENITVGYLEQEPELDESKTVLENVKDGARATADLVERFNAISAEMAEPDADFDKLGDEMAELQTKIDAVDGWTLDNQLEIAMEALRCPPSDMEVTNLSGGEKRRVALTRLLIQKPSILLLDEPTNHLDAESVEWLENHLKEYAGAVLMITHDRYFLDNVVEWILELDRGSYYPYEGNYSTYLEKKSKRMAQEDREDSGRQKALAEELEWIRQGTKGRQTKSKARIRKFEELQDSQKDRKPGKAQIVIQVPERLGSKVIEAKGISKAFGDKLLFEDLSFILPPGGIVGVIGPNGAGKSTLFKMITGQEQPDSGTIEIGETVHLGFVDQSRDDLNPKNNVWQEVSDELDYMKVNGHDMSTRAYVGAFNFKGADQQKVVGKLSGGERNRVHMAKMLKEGGNVLLLDEPTNDLDVETLRALEEAIENFAGCAVVISHDRFFLDRLATHILAFEGDSHVEWFEGNFEAYEEDKRRRLGDAADRPTRLSYKKLTR from the coding sequence ATGGCCGCGCAATATGCATATGTCATGAAGAACATGACCAAGACTTTCCCCGGCGCGAAAAAGCCCGTTTTGGAAAACATTAATCTACAATTCTATCAAGGCGCGAAGATCGGCATCGTTGGCCCCAACGGCGCAGGTAAATCCACGCTAATTAAAATCATGGCCGGTATCGATACCGATTTCACTGGCGAGGCGTGGCCGGGCGAAAACATCACGGTTGGCTATCTGGAGCAGGAACCGGAACTGGATGAAAGCAAAACTGTTCTGGAAAACGTAAAGGATGGCGCACGGGCTACCGCCGATCTGGTCGAACGCTTCAATGCAATCTCTGCCGAAATGGCAGAACCTGACGCGGATTTTGACAAACTTGGCGATGAAATGGCCGAGCTGCAAACAAAGATCGATGCGGTCGATGGGTGGACGCTCGACAATCAGCTTGAAATTGCGATGGAGGCACTGAGGTGTCCGCCATCCGATATGGAAGTCACCAATCTTTCAGGTGGTGAGAAACGCCGCGTAGCGCTCACCCGCCTGCTGATTCAGAAGCCATCAATCCTGCTGCTCGATGAGCCGACCAACCACCTTGATGCCGAAAGCGTTGAATGGCTGGAAAACCATCTGAAGGAATATGCCGGCGCCGTGCTGATGATCACGCACGATCGCTACTTCCTAGACAACGTGGTGGAATGGATTCTGGAACTCGATCGCGGGTCTTATTATCCTTACGAAGGCAATTACTCGACTTACCTCGAGAAGAAATCGAAACGCATGGCGCAGGAAGACCGCGAGGATTCCGGCCGCCAGAAAGCGCTCGCCGAAGAACTCGAATGGATTCGTCAGGGCACCAAAGGTCGCCAAACAAAATCTAAAGCGCGTATCCGCAAGTTTGAAGAATTGCAGGACAGCCAGAAAGACCGCAAACCGGGCAAGGCGCAGATCGTAATTCAGGTCCCTGAACGGCTCGGCAGCAAAGTTATCGAAGCCAAGGGCATTTCCAAGGCGTTTGGCGACAAATTGCTGTTTGAAGACCTCAGCTTTATCCTGCCACCGGGCGGGATTGTCGGCGTAATCGGTCCCAATGGCGCGGGCAAATCGACCCTGTTCAAAATGATCACAGGGCAGGAACAGCCGGATAGCGGAACCATTGAAATCGGCGAAACCGTCCACCTCGGCTTTGTTGACCAAAGCCGCGATGATCTGAACCCGAAGAACAATGTCTGGCAAGAAGTGTCAGATGAACTGGATTACATGAAGGTCAATGGCCACGACATGAGCACGCGCGCTTACGTTGGCGCGTTCAACTTCAAAGGCGCGGATCAACAGAAAGTCGTTGGCAAACTGTCGGGCGGTGAACGCAACCGAGTGCACATGGCGAAAATGCTCAAAGAAGGCGGCAACGTCCTCCTGCTCGATGAGCCGACCAACGATCTCGACGTTGAAACATTGCGCGCACTGGAGGAAGCCATCGAAAACTTCGCCGGTTGCGCGGTGGTAATTTCGCACGACCGCTTCTTCCTCGACCGTCTGGCTACGCATATTCTTGCGTTCGAAGGCGACAGCCATGTTGAATGGTTCGAGGGCAACTTTGAAGCTTACGAAGAAGATAAGCGCCGCAGGTTGGGCGATGCAGCGGACCGGCCCACACGGCTGTCGTATAAGAAGCTTACTAGGTGA